The sequence TCCCGGCCGGTAGTCCGAGTTTGAAGAGCTTTCTGATGATCGAAAAATCAGGTGCGTAGCCGTTCTTTTGTTTGAGCGTCAGAACCCAACGCCCCGTCGCCAGGTTCCAAACCGAATAGATCGCCAAGAGCCCGGAAGCGAGGCAAGTTCCCATCGCCGCGCCTTTTGTGCCGAACGACGGGATCGGTCCGAGCCCGCGGATGAAAATGATGTTGAAGACGAGGTTCATAACCGTCAGCGCGATCGCCAGCCGCATCGGGGTTTTTGCGTCGCCCGCAGAACGAAGCGCGCCCCCGAGCATAAAGAACATCATCATTCCGACACTGAATAGAAACATTATCCGCAGAAACGGAAGCGCTTCGGCCTTGACGCCGGCTTCGGCGTTGACGAGATCGAGCAGGTACGGAGAGGCGAAATAGCCGACCGGCGCGATGACGAAGAACGCGATGAAAACGGCCGTCAGAAATCCCTGATAAAACGTGCGGTCGACTTTCTCTTCCTCGCGCGCGCCGGTGAATCGCGAGATCATAATGTTCATCCCGATAAAGATCGACGAGACGAAGACGACGACGACCAAAAAGATCTGAAAGCTGACGCCGATCGCCGCATTACCCTTGAATCCGACGAGATTTCCGACAAGTATGTGATCGACGATGCCTTGAAGCCCGCCGACGGCGTTGGTCAGCATCGTCGGCCAGGCGATCTTCCAGACTGCCGGACCGAGCGGGCCTTCGACGATCGATCGGTCGTATCTTGATTTGTTTGGGACGGGCTCTTCGGATGAATTCTCAGCGTCTTGCTCGTCGGC is a genomic window of Acidobacteriota bacterium containing:
- a CDS encoding MATE family efflux transporter, with the protein product MDETADEQDAENSSEEPVPNKSRYDRSIVEGPLGPAVWKIAWPTMLTNAVGGLQGIVDHILVGNLVGFKGNAAIGVSFQIFLVVVVFVSSIFIGMNIMISRFTGAREEEKVDRTFYQGFLTAVFIAFFVIAPVGYFASPYLLDLVNAEAGVKAEALPFLRIMFLFSVGMMMFFMLGGALRSAGDAKTPMRLAIALTVMNLVFNIIFIRGLGPIPSFGTKGAAMGTCLASGLLAIYSVWNLATGRWVLTLKQKNGYAPDFSIIRKLFKLGLPAGIQGIAMNVGGVLMLAFIGSLAESAAAQAAFAVSYTQLFSFITWTSFGLLGAAAAVAGQNLGAKQPDRADAAVHAAARFGLAVAAFVGFFFFFFPAQLLAVFGMKDPLTVEIGVQLLRFLSVSGLFVSVALTYTGGLQGTGDTKSPLYISIVSQVLIPLGICFAIREFSTLSPWHIWTAILAGHIARCVLSIWRFRQGKWRSIKVDISTTEA